The window AGGTGTTCGAGGCGGCGCTGGAGGCGGGCGCGGAGGACGTCACCTCGTCCGAGGAAGGCCATGAGATCTGGACCGAGCAGGCCGCCCTCCACGAAGTCGCCAAGGCGCTGGAGCCGGTGCTGGGCGAGGCGGAGGGCGCGAAGCTCGCCTGGCGTCCGCAGACGATGGTCGAGGTCGGCGAGGGCGACGCCGCGACGCTCTTCAAACTGATCGACGCGCTGGACGACGACGACGACGTCCAGACCGTATGGGGCAATTACGAGGTGTCCGACGAGGTGATGGCGAAGCTGGGGTGAGCCTGCGTGAAAGCCCCTCTCCTTCAGGAGTTGCAGGTCGGTCATGCCGGGGGCATGACCGACCTGCAACTCCTGAAGGAGAGGGGCTTTGATGGTTTCGCCCTTCCCATGATTATCCTCGGCCTCGACCCCGGCCTCGGCACCACCGGCTGGGGCGTGATCCGCGCGGAGGGGAACCGCCTCAGCCATATCGGCAACGGACAGATCCGCACCGATCCGTCCGCGCCGCTGCCGCGCCGGCTGACCAACCTCTATGCCGCGCTGATCGACGTCATTCGCGCCGAGCGGCCCGACAGCGCGGCGGTGGAGGAGGTGCTGGGCAATACCAACGCGCAATCGACGCTGAAACTGGGGCAGGCGCGCGGGGTCGTGCTGCTGGCGGCAGGGGGATCGGGGCTGGCGATCGGGGAATATCACCCCTCCACCGTCAAGAAGGCGGTGGTCGGCACCGGCGGCGCGGAGAAGCGGCAGATCCAGGCGATGATGGCGGTGCTGCTGCCGGGCGCGAAGCTCGCCGGGCCCGACGCCGCCGACGCGCTGGCGGTCGCGATCTGCCACGCGCATCACATGGCGAGCGCGCAGGGGATGATGCGCCGCGCCCGGCCGGGCGCCTAGGCGCATCGGCTCCCGACCGTCATCCCCGCGGGGGCAAGACCTCTGCGAAACTCAGTTTCCTGTTCCCCGGCGAAGGCGGGACCTTTGCCAAACGGGCGCAACAGCACCCAGCCCACGCCGTGCTCCTGCGCACGCAGGAGCCCAGGGCCCAGCACATCAACGCCTTATGGAACCCGCAACCCCGGGCTCCTGCCTGCGCAGGAGCACGGGGGAGCCTTTTGCAAAGGTCCCGCCTCCGCCGGGGAACGGCGGCATTATCGAGCGATCCACGACGTTCGCAGAGGTTTCGCGGAGGCGGGAATGACGAAGGCCAGTAGGAGAACCCCCCTACCTCATCGCGGCAGCTGCCACCGCACGCGATCGCTGTAGGTCGATGCCACGCGCGCGCCGCCGTCGTCGCGCGCCGCCTCGAACCGGGCGCGCTTCGCATAGAGCCGGCACGTCGCCTGATCGAGCGCGGCGGACCCGCTCGACTGCGTCACGCTGCACGTCGAGACCCGCCCGTCGGCATCGACCGCGACGGTGATCGCGACCGTTCCCTGTTCCTCGGCGCGGATCGCCGACGGCGGATAATCGTCGTTGGTGATCCACGACGCGCGCTCACCCCGCACCCGCACCCCGCTCGCCCGGCTGGCGGGCGTGACCGAGGGCTGGGGTTGCGGCGTGCCGGTGGCGATCGGCAGCGGATCGGGGCGGGCCAGCGGCAGCGGCTCGATATAGATCGGCTCGATCGCGCGGGGCAGGTTCACGATCGGCGTCGCGGTACTGGCCGCGGTCTGCCGCACCGGCTGCTGAACCCTGGGCGGTTCCTTCGGCTGCGGCGGTGGCGGCTCGACCGGCAAGGGCACGTTCGTCGTCGTGAGCGTGCGCGTCACCCCGCGCACCACGTCCACCACCATCCCCGTGACGAACGCATAACCGATGATACCGTGGATCAGCGCGACGCCCGCGATGGTCGTGAACCGCCGTGCACCGGGAACCTGATCGGCATAGGCCATGTGACATCCCTCCATCATCCGGAGTGTCGCAGGCGCTGGAATCCGCCTGTCGACGAAGCTCCGGGAACGCAGGCTGCGCCCATCGCCCGCGCCCGGGCAAGCGACTTAGTTCGCATTATGCACGGCGGCAGACGCAGCGCGGGCTTGCGTTGTCGCCAAAGCGACGCCAACGCTGCGGCGCATGATCGACGATTCTGCCGCCAGCGGCCCGGACTCGCACAGCGACGTGGACCCGACGGGCCTGGCCGCGGGACGTCCCGCCGGCGGCGCGATGGACGTCGGTGCCAGCGAGCCGATCGAGCGCCCCGGGCTGCACCATTGGCGCGAGAGCACGATCACCGATGCCGATCTGAACGACCGCGGCGGGGTCTTCTTCGCCGCGATCGAGATGACGCGGATGCCGATGATCCTGACCGATCCCAATCTGGACGACAATCCGATCGTCTTCGCCAACAAGGCGTTCTTCGACCTGACCGGGTATGAGGAAGACGAAGTGCTGGGGCGCAACTGCCGCTTCCTTCAGGGCGCGCAGACCGACCGCAGCGCGGTCGCCGAACTGCGCGAGGCGATCGAGAAGCGCTCCGCGATCGCGCTGGAACTGCTCAACTACCGCCGCGACGGCTCGCCGTTCTGGAATGCGGTGTTCATCGGCCCGGTCTACGACAAGGGAGGCGCGCTGCGCTATTTCTTCGCGAGCCAGCTCGACGTCACGCGCCGCCGCAATACCGAGCAGAGCTACCGCCAGGCGCAGAAGATGGAGTCGATCGGTCAGCTGACCGCCGGGCTCGCGCACGATTTCAACAACCTGCTCCAGGTCGTGAACGGCAATCTGGAACTGGTCGCCGCCACCAACGATCCCGAGCGCGTGAAGCGCTACGTCAGCGCCGCGCAATCCGCCGCGGAGCGCGGGGCGAAGCTGACGCGGCAGCTGCTCGCCTTCG of the Sphingomonas adhaesiva genome contains:
- the ruvC gene encoding crossover junction endodeoxyribonuclease RuvC is translated as MIILGLDPGLGTTGWGVIRAEGNRLSHIGNGQIRTDPSAPLPRRLTNLYAALIDVIRAERPDSAAVEEVLGNTNAQSTLKLGQARGVVLLAAGGSGLAIGEYHPSTVKKAVVGTGGAEKRQIQAMMAVLLPGAKLAGPDAADALAVAICHAHHMASAQGMMRRARPGA
- a CDS encoding energy transducer TonB; translated protein: MAYADQVPGARRFTTIAGVALIHGIIGYAFVTGMVVDVVRGVTRTLTTTNVPLPVEPPPPQPKEPPRVQQPVRQTAASTATPIVNLPRAIEPIYIEPLPLARPDPLPIATGTPQPQPSVTPASRASGVRVRGERASWITNDDYPPSAIRAEEQGTVAITVAVDADGRVSTCSVTQSSGSAALDQATCRLYAKRARFEAARDDGGARVASTYSDRVRWQLPR